A genomic window from Brassica oleracea var. oleracea cultivar TO1000 chromosome C8, BOL, whole genome shotgun sequence includes:
- the LOC106307787 gene encoding putative fucosyltransferase-like protein — MGVFSNLRGPRIGATHDELPVANTSSSSSTPTLSIKRKLSSLLPICVALVVIAEICFLGRLDKVSLVNTLTDFFAQSPPSRPDQNIELMSESCEEWLTRQDSVTFSRDFKKDPIFVYGGQKDFQSCSIDCTFGDSSGRAPDASFGLGNQPGSLSILRSMESAQYYPENDISQARRSGYDIVMTTSLSSDVPVGYFSWAEYDIMAPVQPKTEKAIAAAFISNCGAPNFRLKALEALMKSSIKIDSYGGCHRNRDGEVDKVEALKRYKFSLAFENTNEEDYVTEKFFQSLVAGSVPVVVGAPNIDEFAPASDSFLHIKSMEDVEPVAKKMKYLAANPAAYNQTLRWKYEGPSDSFKALVDMAAVHSSCRLCIFLATRIQEQEEKSPSFKKGPCKCTRGGSDTVYHVFVRERGRFEMESIFLRGKHLTLEALESAVVAKFKSLKHEPVWKKERPPILKGDNELRVHRIYPLGLTQRQALYKFKFEGNSSLSTHIQHNPCAKFEVVFV, encoded by the exons ATGGGTGTTTTCTCGAATCTCCGAGGACCCAGAATCGGAGCTACCCACGATGAATTGCCGGTAGCTAATACCTCTTCTTCTTCTTCTACTCCCACTTTATCTATCAAGCGAAAGCTGTCGAGTTTGTTACCAATCTGCGTGGCTCTAGTAGTCATCGCCGAGATCTGCTTTCTGGGTCGTCTCGACAAAGTCTCCTTAGTCAACACGTTGACCGATTTCTTCGCCCAGTCTCCCCCGAGTAGACCCGACCAGAACATCGAGTTGATGTCGGAGAGCTGCGAGGAGTGGTTGACGAGACAAGACTCGGTGACTTTCTCTAGAGATTTCAAGAAAGATCCAATCTTTGTCTACGGTGGTCAAAAG GACTTTCAATCATGTTCCATAGACTGTACATTTGGAGATAGCTCAGGTAGAGCACCAGACGCTTCCTTTGGATTAGGTAATCAACCTGGAAGTCTTAGTATACTCCGTTCCATGGAATCAGCTCAGTACTATCCGGAGAACGATATCTCACAGGCACGACG GAGTGGTTATGATATCGTGATGACCACTAGTCTTTCATCAGATGTTCCTGTTGGGTATTTTTCATGGGCTGAATATGATATCATGGCTCCGGTTCAGCCCAAGACCGAGAAGGCTATAGCTGCTGCTTTTATTTCCAACTGTGGTGCTCCGAATTTTCGACTGAAAGCACTTGAAGCCCTGATGAAGAGTAGCATCAAGATTGATTCTTATGGTGGTTGTCATAGGAACCGTGATGGAGAAG TTGACAAGGTTGAAGCTCTTAAGCGTTACAAGTTTAGTTTGGCTTTTGAGAACACTAACGAGGAGGATTATGTCACTGAGAAGTTCTTCCAGTCTCTAGTTGCTG GATCTGTACCTGTGGTTGTTGGTGCTCCGAATATAGATGAATTTGCGCCAGCTTCAGATTCATTCCTTCACATTAAGAGTATGGAAGATGTGGAGCCAGTTGCTAAGAAGATGAAGTATCTCGCTGCTAACCCTGCTGCTTATAATCAGACACTAAG ATGGAAGTATGAGGGTCCTTCAGATTCTTTCAAGGCACTTGTTGACATGGCTGCTGTGCATTCTTCCTGTCGTCTCTGCATTTTCCTAGCCACAAGGATCCAAGAACAAGAAGAGAAAAGTCCTAGTTTCAAGAAAGGACCTTGCAAGTGCACCAGGGGAGGATCAGACACAGTTTATCATGTTTTTGTAAGAGAAAGAGGCCGCTTTGAGATGGAATCAATCTTTCTGAG GGGTAAACATCTGACTCTGGAAGCTCTGGAATCTGCGGTTGTCGCCAAGTTCAAGTCTTTAAAACATGAGCCGGTGTGGAAGAAGGAAAGGCCTCCAATCTTAAAAGGAGACAACGAGCTTAGAGTACACAGGATTTACCCGCTTGGCCTCACGCAGAGACAAGCTTTGTACAAGTTCAAATTCGAGGGAAACTCGAGTCTAAGTACTCACATTCAACACAACCCTTGTGCTAAATTCGAGGTTGTCTTTGTGTAG
- the LOC106307284 gene encoding zinc-binding alcohol dehydrogenase domain-containing protein 2 isoform X1, whose translation MEIKPGLSALVTGGASGIGRALCLALAEKGVFVTVVDFSEEKGTETASLVQKANAPFHPGLNSPSAIFVKCDVTNRGDLIAAFDKHLATFGTLDICINNAGISNPARFDKDDSDGSRSWRRTIIVDLVAVVECTQLAIKAMKGKQKPGVIINMGSAAGLYPMSFDPIYSAAKGGVVLFTRSLAHLKRQGIRINVLCPEFIQTDLAEAIGASFLQSIGGYMPMDMLIKGAFELITDESKAGACLWISNRRGLEYWPTPMEQAKYLVGSGSRKRTSFKVTSTIELPQSFEKIIVHALSHNFRNATRIVRTPLQLPIRQHQVLLKIIYAGVNASDVNFSSGRYFTGGSPKLPFDAGFEGVGLIAAVGESVKNLEVGTPAAVMTFGAYAEYMIVSSKHVLPVPRPDPEVVAMLTSGLTALTALEKAGEMKSDETVLVTAAAGGTGQFAVQLAKLAGNKVIATCGGSEKAKLLKELGVDRVIDYKAEDIKTVLKKEFPKGVDIIYESVGGKMFDLCLNALAVYGRLIVIGMISQYQGEKGWQPSNYPGLCEKILAKSQTVAGFFLVQYSQLWKQNLDKLFNLYSLGKLKVGIDQKKFIGLNTVSDAVEYLHSGKSTGKVVVCIDPTFEQTTSRL comes from the exons ATGGAGATCAAGCCTGGTTTATCCGCTCTCGTCACTGGCGGCGCCTCCGGCATCG GTCGAGCTCTCTGCTTGGCTCTTGCAGAGAAAGGTGTTTTTGTAACCGTTGTTGATTTCTCTGAGGAGAAAGGGACAGAGACGGCTTCTCTTGTTCAAAAGGCCAATGCTCCATTCCATCCCGGTTTAAACTCTCCTTCTGCTATCTTTGTCAAATGTGATGTCACTAACAGAG GAGATCTCATTGCTGCTTTTGACAAGCACTTAGCCACATTTGGAACACTGGACATCTGCATAAACAACGCTGGAATTTCCAATCCTGCAAGATTTGATAAAGATGACAGTGATGGATCTAGATCATGGAGACGCACCATTATTGTGGATCTTGTTGCAGTAGTTGAATGCACACAACTTGCA ATCAAAGCTATGAAAGGCAAACAAAAGCCTGGAGTTATCATTAACATGGGCTCAGCTGCTGGTCTTTATCCAATGTCCTTTGATCCTATCTACTCTGCTGCCAAAG GCGGTGTTGTATTATTTACTAGATCATTAGCACATTTGAAGCGTCAAGGGATCCGAATCAATGTGCTTTGCCCTGAA TTTATCCAGACGGACTTAGCTGAAGCTATTGGTGCTTCCTTCCTTCAGTCAATAGGCGGTTACATGCCCATGGATATGCTTATTAAAG GTGCTTTTGAGCTTATAACCGATGAGAGTAAAGCCGGTGCATGTTTATGGATTAGCAACCGCAGGGGTTTGGAGTATTGGCCGACTCCAATGGAACAGGCAAAGTACTTGGTTGGTTCAGGTTCCCGCAAAAGAACTTCCTTTAAAGTAACTTCAACTATTGAACTTCCTCAAAGCTTTGAGAAGAT AATTGTACACGCCTTGTCTCATAATTTCCGTAATGCTACCCGCATAGTTCGGACACCACTACAGTTACCCATTAGACAACACCAAGTTCTTTTAAAAATCATCTATGCTGGTGTTAACGCAAGTGAT GTAAACTTCAGCTCAGGTCGTTACTTTACCGGTGGCTCGCCTAAGCTTCCTTTTGATGCTGGATTTGAG GGAGTTGGACTAATTGCAGCGGTGGGAGAATCTGTTAAGAATTTAGAAGTTGGGACTCCAGCTGCTGTTATGACATTTGGAGCATATGCTGAATACATGATA GTTTCTTCTAAGCATGTGCTCCCTGTTCCAAGGCCAGATCCAGAAGTTGTTGCCATGCTTACTTCAGGATTAACTGCTTTAACCGCCCTTGAAAAG GCAGGAGAAATGAAATCAGATGAAACAGTACTTGTGACTGCTGCTGCTGGAGGGACTGGGCAATTCGCTGTCCAG CTTGCAAAGTTAGCCGGAAATAAGGTAATTGCTACTTGTGGAGGATCAGAGAAGGCCAAGTTATTAAAAGAGCTTGGTGTAGACCGAGTCATTGATTATAAAGCCGAGGATATTAAGACG GTCCTGAAAAAGGAGTTTCCAAAGGGTGTGGATATCATATATGAATCTGTTGGTGGTAAAATGTTTGATCTGTGCTTGAATGCTCTTGCTGTTTACGGACGACTCATAGTGATTGGAATGATCTCTCAG TATCAAGGGGAGAAGGGATGGCAGCCATCTAACTATCCAGGGCTGTGCGAGAAAATTCTTGCTAAAAGCCAAACCGTG GCTGGTTTCTTTCTGGTGCAATATAGTCAACTCTGGAAACAAAATCTCGACAAGTTATTCAATCTTTACTCTCTCGGAAAGCTTAAG GTTGGGATTGATCAGAAAAAGTTTATAGGTCTAAACACTGTTTCAGACGCTGTTGAGTATCTGCATTCGGGTAAAAGCACCGGAAAG GTTGTGGTTTGCATTGATCCGACGTTTGAGCAGACAACGTCGAGGCTGTGA
- the LOC106307284 gene encoding zinc-binding alcohol dehydrogenase domain-containing protein 2 isoform X2, which yields MEIKPGLSALVTGGASGIGRALCLALAEKGVFVTVVDFSEEKGTETASLVQKANAPFHPGLNSPSAIFVKCDVTNRGDLIAAFDKHLATFGTLDICINNAGISNPARFDKDDSDGSRSWRRTIIVDLVAVVECTQLAIKAMKGKQKPGVIINMGSAAGLYPMSFDPIYSAAKGGVVLFTRSLAHLKRQGIRINVLCPEFIQTDLAEAIGASFLQSIGGYMPMDMLIKGAFELITDESKAGACLWISNRRGLEYWPTPMEQAKYLVGSGSRKRTSFKVTSTIELPQSFEKIIVHALSHNFRNATRIVRTPLQLPIRQHQVLLKIIYAGVNASDVNFSSGRYFTGGSPKLPFDAGFEGVGLIAAVGESVKNLEVGTPAAVMTFGAYAEYMIVSSKHVLPVPRPDPEVVAMLTSGLTALTALEKAGEMKSDETVLVTAAAGGTGQFAVQLAKLAGNKVIATCGGSEKAKLLKELGVDRVIDYKAEDIKTVLKKEFPKGVDIIYESVGGKMFDLCLNALAVYGRLIVIGMISQYQGEKGWQPSNYPGLCEKILAKSQTVAGFFLVQYSQLWKQNLDKLFNLYSLGKLKVGIDQKKFIGLNTVSDAVEYLHSGKSTGKKS from the exons ATGGAGATCAAGCCTGGTTTATCCGCTCTCGTCACTGGCGGCGCCTCCGGCATCG GTCGAGCTCTCTGCTTGGCTCTTGCAGAGAAAGGTGTTTTTGTAACCGTTGTTGATTTCTCTGAGGAGAAAGGGACAGAGACGGCTTCTCTTGTTCAAAAGGCCAATGCTCCATTCCATCCCGGTTTAAACTCTCCTTCTGCTATCTTTGTCAAATGTGATGTCACTAACAGAG GAGATCTCATTGCTGCTTTTGACAAGCACTTAGCCACATTTGGAACACTGGACATCTGCATAAACAACGCTGGAATTTCCAATCCTGCAAGATTTGATAAAGATGACAGTGATGGATCTAGATCATGGAGACGCACCATTATTGTGGATCTTGTTGCAGTAGTTGAATGCACACAACTTGCA ATCAAAGCTATGAAAGGCAAACAAAAGCCTGGAGTTATCATTAACATGGGCTCAGCTGCTGGTCTTTATCCAATGTCCTTTGATCCTATCTACTCTGCTGCCAAAG GCGGTGTTGTATTATTTACTAGATCATTAGCACATTTGAAGCGTCAAGGGATCCGAATCAATGTGCTTTGCCCTGAA TTTATCCAGACGGACTTAGCTGAAGCTATTGGTGCTTCCTTCCTTCAGTCAATAGGCGGTTACATGCCCATGGATATGCTTATTAAAG GTGCTTTTGAGCTTATAACCGATGAGAGTAAAGCCGGTGCATGTTTATGGATTAGCAACCGCAGGGGTTTGGAGTATTGGCCGACTCCAATGGAACAGGCAAAGTACTTGGTTGGTTCAGGTTCCCGCAAAAGAACTTCCTTTAAAGTAACTTCAACTATTGAACTTCCTCAAAGCTTTGAGAAGAT AATTGTACACGCCTTGTCTCATAATTTCCGTAATGCTACCCGCATAGTTCGGACACCACTACAGTTACCCATTAGACAACACCAAGTTCTTTTAAAAATCATCTATGCTGGTGTTAACGCAAGTGAT GTAAACTTCAGCTCAGGTCGTTACTTTACCGGTGGCTCGCCTAAGCTTCCTTTTGATGCTGGATTTGAG GGAGTTGGACTAATTGCAGCGGTGGGAGAATCTGTTAAGAATTTAGAAGTTGGGACTCCAGCTGCTGTTATGACATTTGGAGCATATGCTGAATACATGATA GTTTCTTCTAAGCATGTGCTCCCTGTTCCAAGGCCAGATCCAGAAGTTGTTGCCATGCTTACTTCAGGATTAACTGCTTTAACCGCCCTTGAAAAG GCAGGAGAAATGAAATCAGATGAAACAGTACTTGTGACTGCTGCTGCTGGAGGGACTGGGCAATTCGCTGTCCAG CTTGCAAAGTTAGCCGGAAATAAGGTAATTGCTACTTGTGGAGGATCAGAGAAGGCCAAGTTATTAAAAGAGCTTGGTGTAGACCGAGTCATTGATTATAAAGCCGAGGATATTAAGACG GTCCTGAAAAAGGAGTTTCCAAAGGGTGTGGATATCATATATGAATCTGTTGGTGGTAAAATGTTTGATCTGTGCTTGAATGCTCTTGCTGTTTACGGACGACTCATAGTGATTGGAATGATCTCTCAG TATCAAGGGGAGAAGGGATGGCAGCCATCTAACTATCCAGGGCTGTGCGAGAAAATTCTTGCTAAAAGCCAAACCGTG GCTGGTTTCTTTCTGGTGCAATATAGTCAACTCTGGAAACAAAATCTCGACAAGTTATTCAATCTTTACTCTCTCGGAAAGCTTAAG GTTGGGATTGATCAGAAAAAGTTTATAGGTCTAAACACTGTTTCAGACGCTGTTGAGTATCTGCATTCGGGTAAAAGCACCGGAAAG AAAAGTTAG